A portion of the Lolium rigidum isolate FL_2022 chromosome 1, APGP_CSIRO_Lrig_0.1, whole genome shotgun sequence genome contains these proteins:
- the LOC124646603 gene encoding DNA (cytosine-5)-methyltransferase CMT3-like produces the protein MAPPSSLPSAPTRASSRKRIPSAKALPEPGPEHQSSGKRPLKMASSANATAGSAKKKTTKAKATRKKLRTCAKEGDPDGDDICADEPDEEELALAEENELAEQEEEQEAVGPPTRTRRRPVIRRRVAKPRRVQGSGNHDHEFVGEPIPQDEALKAWPTRYQHSRAKVNARAHYRQAKIEDIIYCLNDDVYVKAAEGKTDFLGRIAEFFDGTDSRRYFTCRWFYRPEETVISTMILEKGTDHKHDPIRVFLSEDKDDISLDCILSKIKIVYVDPNLNSRSKAEKLVECQFYYDMSYSEAFSTFANIPSENGPIISDTASKFSGDTVDLGETSAKKATLLDLYSGCGGLSTGLCLGAALAGVKLETRWAVDFNEFACKSLKYNHPDTQVRNEKAEDYLVLLKEWAVLCDKYVHNVVHSDSVDPLEDEEEDDGPLGEDEYVVHKVIGICYGGTGKENTIYFKVQWEGYDSDEDSWEPVGNLSDCSLKIKEFVQEGHRLKILPLPGDVDVICGGPPCQGISGFNRFRDSNNPLQDEKNRQLITFMNIVEYLKPNYVLMENVVDIVKFAEGYLASYALSRLVSLDYQARLGMMVAGCYGLPQFRMRVFLWGALPTMVLPKYPLPTHKVIWRGGIPTSFSQSIVYDETQESTLKEALLLGEAISDLPEIGNHQPNEIMEYGGNPRSVFQQYIKLSRKDMLDYSYEHKVCSEDGKLLDHQPLQLNKDDLARVQQIPKKKGANFRCLRGVRVGEGNKVEFDPEIERVYLDSGKPLVPDYAMSFVGGKSKKPFGRLWKDETVATVVTRAEPHNQIILHPDQDRVLSVRENARLQGFPDYYRMWGPIKQKYIQVGNAVAIPVARALGYSLGQAYKGNSEGLDQALFVLPNSFTSLGQAAVPDVNIPSPVGELVE, from the exons atggcgccgccgagctCCCTGCCCTCCGCGCCCACGCGCGCCTCCTCTCGCAAGAGGATTCCCTCCGCCAAGGCCTTGCCTGAGCCGGGGCCCGAGCACCAGAGCAGCGGCAAGCGCCCGCTCAAGATGGCATCGTCCGCCAATGCCACGGCGGGGTccgcgaagaagaagacgaccaaGGCCAAGGCGACCAGGAAGAAGTTGCGGACATGCGCGAAGGAGGGTGACCCGGACGGCGACGACATTTGCGCCGACGAGCCCGACGAGGAGGAGCTCGCCCTGGCGGAGGAGAATGAGCtggcggagcaggaggaggagcaggaggcggtGGGGCCGCCGACCAGGACGCGGAGGCGGCCGGTGATCAGGAGGCGGGTGGCGAAGCCGAGACGGGTGCAAGGCAGCGGGAACCACGACCATGAGTTCGTCGGCGAGCCAATCCCCCAGGACGAGGCCCTCAAGGCGTGGCCAACGCGTTACCAGCACAGCAG GGCGAAAGTGAATGCCCGGGCACACTACCGCCAGGCCAAGATTGAGGATATCATCTACTGCCTCAATGACGATGTCTATGTAAAG GCTGCAGAAGGAAAGACTGATTTTCTCGGCAGGATAGCCGAGTTTTTCGATGGCACGGACAGCCGTCGGTATTTCACCTGTCGCTGGTTCTACCGCCCAGAGGAAACG GTTATTTCAACAATGATACTAGAAAAAGGTACTGATCACAAGCATGACCCAATACGTGTATTCCTTTCTGAGGACAAGGATGATATTAGTCTTGATTGTATATTATCAAAGATTAAAATAGTCTACGTTGATCCAAAC TTAAATTCAAGATCCAAGGCTGAGAAGCTTGTAGAGTGTCAGTTTTACTATGACATGTCTTATAGCGAGGCTTTTTCAACTTTTGCCAACATACCATCAG AGAATGGGCCTATAATCAGCGATACGGCATCTAAGTTCTCGGGCGATACTGTCGATTTGGGTGAGACATCAGCTAAGAAAGCAACCCTTCTAGACCTTTACTCTGGTTGCGGTGGGTTGTCAACaggcctttgtttaggtgcagctctAGCCGGGGTCAAACTTGAGACG AGGTGGGCGGTTGATTTTAATGAGTTTGCCTGCAAAAGTCTGAAGTATAATCACCCTGACACACAG GTTCGAAATGAAAAGGCCGAGGATTACCTTGTACTTCTCAAGGAATGGGCTGTCTTATGTGACAAGTATGTCCATAATGTTGTTCATTCTGATTCAGTCGACCCTttagaggatgaagaggaagatgacggCCCTCTAGGAGAGGATGAGTATGTGGTGCACAAGGTTATTGGGATATGCTATGGTGGCACTGGGAAGGAAAATACTATATACTTTAAG GTGCAATGGGAAGGCTATGATTCTGATGAAGATTCATGGGAGCCGGTGGGGAACCTAAG TGACTGTTCTCTGAAGATTAAAGAATTTGTACAAGAGGGTCACCGGCTGAAAATTTTGCCACTACCG GGTGATGTTGATGTCATATGTGGCGGTCCACCGTGTCAAGGAATCAGCGGGTTTAACCGCTTCCGAGACAGTAATAATCCTCTACAGGACGAGAAAAATCGACAGCTAATTACTTTTATGAATATTGTCGAATATTTAAAGCCAAATTATGTTCTCATGGAAAACGTGGTGGACATAGTAAAATTTGCTGAAGGTTACCTGGCAAGTTATGCATTAAGTCGCTTGGTTTCGCTCGATTATCAAGCACGGCTTGGCATGATGGTGGCAGGTTGTTATGGGCTGCCGCAATTTCGTATGAGAGTTTTCCTTTGGGGAGCTCTTCCAACAATG GTGCTCCCAAAATACCCATTGCCTACCCACAAGGTTATTTGGCGTGGCGGAATCCcaacttccttctcccaaagcatTGTTTATGATGAAACGCAAGAATCGACGCTGAAGGAAGCTTTGCTACTTGGTGAAGCAATATCAGATTTACCTGAG ATAGGTAATCATCAGCCAAATGAGATAATGGAGTATGGAGGTAATCCTAGGTCTGTTTTTCAACAATATATAAAACTTAGTCGGAAAG ATATGCTAGATTATTCCTATGAACACAAGGTTTGTTCTGAGGATGGTAAACTGCTTGATCACCAACCCTTGCAACTAAACAAGGATGATCTTGCACGTGTACAGCAAATCCCCAAGAAAAAAGGCGCAAACTTCCGTTGTCTCAGGGGGGTCAGGGTGGGAGAAGGCAATAAAGTCGAGTTTGATCCTGAAATCGAGCGTGTCTACCTCGATTCAGGAAAGCCTCTG GTCCCTGATTATGCCATGTCTTTTGTTGGGGGAAAATCAAAGAA GCCATTTGGACGTCTTTGGAAGGATGAAACAGTTGCAACGGTTGTGACAAGAGCAGAGCCCCACAACCAG ATTATCTTGCACCCAGATCAAGATAGAGTGTTGTCGGTCCGTGAGAATGCAAGATTGCAGGGTTTTCCTGATTATTACCGGATGTGGGGTCCTATTAAACAGAA GTACATCCAGGTGGGTAATGCCGTGGCCATTCCTGTCGCTCGGGCATTGGGATACTCTCTTGGTCAGGCATACAAAGGCAATTCAGAAGGACTTGACCAGGCACTTTTTGTTCTTCCCAACAGCTTCACTTCCTTGGGGCAGGCTGCGGTTCCGGATGTCAACATTCCTTCACCTGTAGGCGAATTGGTAGAGTAG